From Camelus dromedarius isolate mCamDro1 chromosome 2, mCamDro1.pat, whole genome shotgun sequence, one genomic window encodes:
- the TM4SF19 gene encoding transmembrane 4 L6 family member 19: MTGSVVYFLYSTLCSRGSSTHSSQCPQSYHDPPSIGSRTLSSPRTMACSRTCSRILGLSLGTTALFAAAANTVLLFPNWDVTYLLRGLIGRHAMLGSGLWGGGLMVFTAATLISLMGWRYGCFSKSGPCRSMLTVLLSSGLALLGALICFITSGVALKDGPFCMFDVSSFNQTQAWKYGYPFKDLHTRNYLYDHSLWNSVCLEPFKAVVWHVCFFSALLCISLLQILLVVIHFISSFLGLFCSLCGK, encoded by the exons ATGACAGGGTCTGTTGTCTATTTCCTCTACTCCACCCTATGCTCCAGGGGTTCCTCTACCCACAGCTCACAGTGTCCACAAAGCTACCATGACCCTCCTTCCATTGGTTCCAGGACTCTATCCTCTCCCCGCACAATGGCATGCTCACGGACCTGCTCCCGCATCCTGGGGCTGAGCCTTGGGACTACAGCCCTGTTTGCTGCTGCAGCCAACACAGTGCTCCTCTTTCCTAACTGGGATGTGACCTACCTGTTGAGGGGCCTCATTGGCAGGCATGCcatgctgggctctgggctctggggaggaggccTCATG GTCTTCACTGCAGCTACCCTCATCTCCTTGATGGGCTGGAGATATGGCTGCTTCAGTAAGAGTGGGCCCTGCCGAAGC ATGCTTACTGTTCTGTTGTCAAGTGGCCTGGCTTTGCTTGGAGCCTTGATTTGCTTTATCACTTCTGGAGTAGCTCTGAAAGATGGTCCCTTTTGCATGTTTGATGTCTCATCCTTCAATCAGACACAGGCTTGGAAATATGGTTACCCATTCAAGGACCTGCATACCAG GAATTATCTCTATGACCATTCACTCTGGAACTCTGTCTGCCTGGAGCCTTTTAAAGCTGTTGTTTGGCACGTGTGCTTCTTCTCCGCCCTTCTGTGCATCAGCCTCCTCCAGATTCTCCTGGTGGTCATTCATTTCATCAGCAGCTTCCTGGGCCTTTTCTGCAGCCTGTGTGGGAAGTGA